A portion of the Gemmatimonadaceae bacterium genome contains these proteins:
- a CDS encoding alpha/beta fold hydrolase: protein MIELEQFELWRERGDEAPLIIRGEARLPDKPAGTVVICHGFKGFAHFSFFPHVAEELAEAGLRAITFDFSGSGVGEDRESFTNRDVFTHNTYLQELDDLEAVVEEARVRDWIEGGYGLFGHSRGGGVAILRASRDPDVKALVTWAAISSTNRWPPEIVADWRQRGYIDIANSRTGDVIPLSIELLHEVEQLGETRLNIAFAASRIRVPWLILHGSDDETVPVTEGERLSALSDGVSKLRVLDGVNHSFGGKHPLGVVTPTLELVTRETVDFFTKHLM from the coding sequence ATGATCGAGCTCGAGCAATTCGAGCTATGGCGGGAGCGGGGTGACGAAGCACCTCTCATCATCCGCGGCGAGGCGCGCCTGCCCGACAAGCCGGCCGGCACTGTCGTCATCTGCCACGGATTCAAGGGATTCGCCCACTTCTCGTTCTTTCCGCATGTGGCCGAGGAGCTGGCGGAGGCGGGGCTTCGCGCCATCACGTTCGATTTCTCCGGCAGTGGCGTGGGCGAGGACCGCGAGAGCTTCACCAATCGCGACGTGTTCACGCACAACACGTATCTCCAGGAGCTCGACGATCTGGAGGCCGTGGTAGAGGAAGCACGCGTGCGCGACTGGATCGAGGGCGGATACGGGCTATTCGGGCATTCACGCGGCGGAGGGGTGGCGATTCTTCGTGCCTCGCGCGATCCGGATGTGAAAGCGCTGGTGACGTGGGCGGCGATCTCGAGCACCAATCGGTGGCCGCCGGAGATCGTCGCCGACTGGAGACAGCGCGGGTACATAGACATCGCCAATTCGCGCACCGGCGACGTGATCCCGCTCAGCATCGAGCTGCTGCACGAGGTCGAGCAACTGGGCGAGACCCGTCTCAACATCGCGTTCGCCGCTTCGCGAATTCGCGTGCCGTGGCTGATTCTGCACGGATCCGATGACGAGACCGTGCCTGTCACCGAGGGCGAGCGCCTGTCCGCGCTCTCCGACGGGGTCAGCAAGCTCAGGGTGCTCGATGGCGTCAACCATTCCTTCGGCGGGAAGCACCCGCTCGGAGTGGTGACGCCGACACTGGAATTGGTGACGCGCGAGACCGTGGACTTTTTTACGAAGCATTTGATGTGA
- a CDS encoding rhodanese-like domain-containing protein, producing MPQKTATELIDEAKSRIRQVTAAEAMADDNPNLVYLDCREPQEWNLGHIPGAVFIPRGNLETKIEAAIPRDKSVVIYCASGNRSAFAADTMQQMGYTDVASMVGGIRGWVDAGGEVES from the coding sequence ATGCCGCAAAAGACAGCCACCGAGCTTATTGACGAAGCCAAGTCGCGCATCCGCCAGGTGACTGCGGCCGAGGCGATGGCGGACGACAATCCGAACCTCGTGTATCTCGATTGCCGCGAGCCGCAGGAGTGGAACCTCGGCCATATTCCGGGCGCGGTGTTCATTCCGCGCGGCAACCTCGAGACGAAGATCGAGGCCGCGATTCCTCGCGACAAGTCGGTTGTGATCTACTGCGCGAGCGGCAACAGGTCAGCGTTCGCCGCCGACACGATGCAGCAGATGGGATACACCGACGTGGCCTCGATGGTCGGCGGGATCCGCGGATGGGTGGACGCGGGAGGGGAAGTCGAGTCATGA
- a CDS encoding LD-carboxypeptidase: protein MKTNLFGALTPLGPGARVALIAPAGILPDPTHIRRAEENARSLGWTPVTGANVASLHGYLAGSDTERLADLNRALADETIDAIWCIRGGYGAMRLLPDLDYASLRAHPRPLIGFSDITAFHAAIHRECGLVSFHGPTARVELSDFSRDSLVRAVVDQTDSCGVASHGRVLRGGRARGRLAGGNLALISSLMGTPWSVDFEGAILVLEDVDEAVYRVDRMMRQLLLAGALQRCVAVVAGDFKPLSVAMAADNRAVDDVIAEAADAAGIPCLAGAPFGHIHDQWTIPLGAIAEVDTSDLSLHVVSG, encoded by the coding sequence ATGAAAACGAATCTCTTCGGCGCTCTAACGCCTCTGGGGCCCGGCGCGCGAGTCGCGCTCATCGCGCCAGCCGGAATTCTCCCGGACCCCACTCACATCCGGCGCGCTGAGGAGAACGCGCGCTCGCTCGGCTGGACTCCGGTGACCGGAGCGAACGTCGCTTCGCTCCATGGCTACCTCGCCGGCAGCGACACCGAGCGCCTCGCCGACCTCAATCGCGCGCTGGCCGACGAAACCATAGATGCGATCTGGTGCATCCGCGGCGGCTACGGCGCCATGCGGCTCCTGCCCGATCTCGATTACGCATCGCTTCGCGCACATCCCCGCCCCCTCATCGGCTTCTCCGACATCACCGCGTTTCACGCGGCGATCCACCGCGAGTGCGGGCTTGTGTCGTTCCACGGTCCCACCGCGCGAGTAGAGCTGAGCGATTTCTCCCGCGACTCGCTCGTCCGCGCGGTCGTTGACCAGACCGACTCCTGCGGCGTCGCTTCACACGGCCGCGTGCTGCGCGGGGGACGCGCCCGGGGGCGCCTCGCCGGGGGCAACCTCGCGCTCATCTCGTCCCTCATGGGCACCCCATGGTCGGTGGATTTCGAGGGGGCGATTCTCGTTCTCGAGGACGTAGACGAAGCCGTGTACCGAGTGGACCGGATGATGCGGCAGCTTCTCCTCGCGGGCGCGCTCCAGCGGTGCGTGGCGGTCGTCGCCGGCGATTTCAAGCCGCTATCGGTGGCAATGGCGGCGGACAACCGGGCGGTGGACGATGTCATCGCCGAAGCGGCCGACGCGGCGGGGATTCCGTGCCTCGCCGGCGCGCCGTTCGGACACATCCACGACCAATGGACGATTCCACTCGGCGCAATCGCCGAGGTGGACACGAGTGACCTGTCGCTCCACGTCGTGAGCGGCTAA
- a CDS encoding glycosyltransferase family 2 protein, translated as MNGTFIAVLAAIPWGLSALVTGIRFRNSRSLGEESPEPPADAPLVSVVIPARNEARNIERCARSVLTATWPNLEVIVVDDQSTDGTGDIARAIAKDDARLRVIGNDPLPAGWFGKQWACTTGARASSGAIILFADADTTHSSDLVTRSVNAMIRRKADLFSVAGTQELGSFWEKLVQPQVFGLLAVRYGGTESVTQSRHATNKIANGQCLFVRRAAYEELGGHELVKSHVAEDMMMAQRFFARGKNVVLAEGLEQLSTRMYTSLGELIAGWGKNVFAGGRDAIPLGWFGRLLYPFILLSAPLSGLVPALVLVASVVAPVPGALILWAALTQGILLVWWAYAYWIIGQSPLYALLSPLGAAMVFWIFLRAILRGRRVMWKGREYVSG; from the coding sequence GTGAACGGAACTTTCATCGCCGTCCTCGCCGCCATCCCGTGGGGATTGAGCGCGCTCGTCACGGGCATCCGCTTCAGGAATTCCAGGTCGCTCGGCGAAGAGAGTCCCGAGCCGCCGGCTGACGCGCCTCTGGTGAGCGTGGTGATTCCGGCGCGGAACGAGGCGCGGAACATCGAGCGCTGCGCGCGGTCGGTGCTGACGGCGACCTGGCCGAATCTCGAGGTGATCGTGGTGGACGACCAGTCCACTGACGGCACCGGCGACATCGCGCGGGCAATCGCGAAGGACGACGCGAGATTGCGCGTAATCGGGAACGATCCGCTCCCCGCGGGCTGGTTCGGCAAGCAGTGGGCGTGCACCACCGGCGCGCGCGCGTCGAGCGGCGCAATCATCCTCTTCGCCGACGCCGACACCACGCACTCGAGCGATCTCGTCACACGCTCGGTGAACGCGATGATTCGGCGGAAGGCCGATCTGTTCTCGGTGGCCGGCACGCAGGAGCTGGGCAGCTTCTGGGAGAAGCTGGTGCAGCCGCAGGTATTCGGGCTGCTCGCGGTGCGCTACGGCGGGACGGAGAGCGTGACGCAATCGAGACATGCAACGAACAAGATCGCCAACGGGCAGTGCCTGTTCGTGAGGCGCGCGGCATACGAAGAGCTTGGCGGCCACGAGCTCGTGAAGTCGCACGTGGCCGAAGACATGATGATGGCGCAGCGTTTTTTTGCCCGTGGAAAGAACGTCGTTCTCGCCGAGGGGCTGGAGCAGCTCTCGACGCGCATGTATACGTCGCTTGGCGAGCTGATCGCCGGGTGGGGGAAGAACGTCTTTGCCGGCGGGCGGGATGCGATTCCACTCGGCTGGTTCGGCCGGCTTCTCTATCCGTTCATTCTGCTGAGCGCGCCGCTCTCGGGTCTAGTGCCCGCTCTCGTTCTGGTTGCGAGCGTAGTCGCTCCGGTGCCGGGTGCATTGATTCTCTGGGCGGCGCTCACGCAGGGGATTCTTCTGGTCTGGTGGGCTTACGCGTACTGGATCATAGGCCAGTCGCCACTCTATGCGCTTCTCTCCCCGCTCGGCGCGGCGATGGTGTTCTGGATTTTTCTCCGCGCGATTCTCAGGGGGCGGCGAGTGATGTGGAAGGGCCGAGAGTACGTCTCGGGCTAG
- a CDS encoding N-6 DNA methylase codes for MRSLASAARLLDRCVSALAASPLLAELGFAAPIPINAEMTASLGVAGIAGRAMVARGAGSSRALVFEILPSADLRHEMGRIASRLSSRAPHLLWILVGIDSHGDEVGVASFDVSRPRPRVVALIARRGHIVDSDSETVCALAAAIGESDVHTHCRWLEILGRESVGRRFFRALEQSVRHLADSLAPPINRADASELSLLYVSRLLFLSFLETKGWLDCDHGFLGNRYAGCMVQGGGYHRRVLAPLFFGTLNTHPRNRAARARAFGRIPFLNGGLFARSPLETRTAGATFTDEALGDVFANLLTRYRFTAREDSSTWSEAAIDPEMLGKAFESLMSSSNRKTTGAFYTPQSLVSDVSRSALADGLECRTVGFACVTEALSGGIPRPHQRSALLAGISALRVLDPACGSGSFLVHILEQLSSLRTRLGDLRPLHVIRREILTTSIFGVDISPTAVWLCELRLWLSMAIEDPESDPVKVTPLPNLDRNIRVGDSLGGEAFVETAFRSGGRKLAAVRSRYTRATGPKKRSLARMLDRMERELALSAFTATTVRLRGERSELLAALRSRDLFGERLAPNAETRTRLARLRDELRASAKESRRLNGGGALPFSFATQFADVAAAGGFDVIAGNPPWVRTHNFDPRSRLRLKQSFAVYRNSAWKAGSDAAAAGRGFGSQVDVSALFIERSVELLRPGGTMALLVPAKLWRSLAGGGVRSFLLENTDLRKIRDLGSSTNVFDAAVYPSIVVANRRAHTLNDDRRDRPPVAVCVGEEASRNNEWMMCADRLPLDASRGAPWLLLPAEVRAAFDRVRGAGDPMAESIFGRPLLGVKTGCNDAFFVSGFEGSIERTMLRALVRGDRVMKWALGPCDASIIWTHDSAGAPLRSLPPAAMRWLSGWRRDLEARSDARGRARWWMLFRTEAADASLPRVVWSDIGRSPRAAVILQGDTAVPINSCYVARCPTLTDAHALTALLNSPLIAAWLGVVAEPARGGYRRYLGWTMSLLPIPHNWERARAILAPIGLAAFGGDEPSDSDLLQSALDAYGLNESTVAALLQWTA; via the coding sequence GTGCGTTCTCTCGCTTCAGCGGCGCGGCTTCTCGACAGGTGCGTAAGCGCGCTGGCGGCCAGTCCATTGCTTGCCGAGCTCGGCTTCGCCGCGCCCATCCCGATCAACGCGGAGATGACCGCATCGCTTGGCGTGGCCGGCATCGCCGGGCGCGCGATGGTGGCGCGGGGTGCCGGATCGTCTAGAGCTCTCGTTTTCGAGATCCTCCCATCGGCCGATCTGCGCCATGAGATGGGACGCATCGCGTCACGGCTTTCGTCGCGAGCCCCGCATCTGCTGTGGATCCTCGTCGGCATTGACTCACATGGCGATGAAGTCGGAGTCGCCTCGTTCGACGTCAGCCGGCCGCGTCCGCGTGTCGTCGCGCTCATCGCGCGGCGCGGACACATCGTGGACAGCGACTCCGAGACCGTGTGCGCCCTGGCCGCGGCGATCGGCGAATCGGACGTCCACACGCACTGCCGCTGGCTCGAGATACTCGGCAGGGAGTCGGTCGGCCGACGGTTCTTCCGCGCGCTCGAGCAATCCGTCAGGCACCTGGCGGACAGTCTTGCGCCACCAATCAACCGCGCAGATGCATCGGAGTTGTCACTCCTGTATGTATCGCGACTGCTCTTTCTTTCCTTTCTGGAGACGAAGGGATGGCTCGACTGCGATCACGGCTTCCTTGGGAACCGCTATGCCGGCTGCATGGTGCAGGGCGGCGGATATCATCGCCGCGTGCTCGCCCCGCTGTTCTTCGGCACGCTCAACACGCATCCGCGAAACCGCGCTGCGCGCGCCCGCGCATTCGGTCGAATCCCTTTTCTCAACGGCGGCCTCTTCGCGCGCTCGCCGCTCGAGACGCGCACCGCCGGGGCGACATTCACCGACGAAGCGCTTGGCGATGTCTTCGCCAATCTCCTGACCCGCTACAGATTCACCGCGCGGGAGGACAGCAGCACGTGGTCCGAAGCCGCGATAGACCCGGAGATGCTCGGCAAGGCGTTCGAGTCGCTCATGTCGTCATCGAACCGAAAGACGACGGGTGCGTTCTACACGCCGCAGTCGCTGGTTTCCGACGTCTCACGCAGCGCGCTCGCGGACGGCCTCGAGTGTCGCACTGTCGGATTCGCGTGCGTGACAGAGGCGCTCTCCGGCGGAATTCCCCGCCCCCACCAGCGCTCGGCGCTGCTCGCAGGAATATCCGCGCTGCGCGTGCTCGACCCCGCGTGCGGCTCAGGATCATTCCTCGTCCACATCCTCGAGCAGCTGTCATCACTCCGCACGCGGCTCGGCGATCTACGCCCTCTTCACGTGATCCGCAGGGAGATTCTGACCACGTCCATCTTCGGGGTGGATATCAGTCCGACCGCCGTGTGGCTCTGCGAGCTCCGGCTCTGGCTGTCCATGGCGATCGAGGATCCGGAGTCCGATCCGGTGAAGGTGACGCCTCTTCCGAATCTCGACCGTAACATCCGTGTCGGCGATTCGCTGGGCGGGGAGGCATTCGTCGAGACCGCGTTCAGGAGCGGCGGACGAAAGCTCGCCGCCGTGAGATCCCGCTACACGCGCGCGACCGGCCCGAAGAAGCGCTCGCTCGCCCGGATGCTCGACAGGATGGAGCGCGAGCTCGCACTCTCGGCGTTCACCGCAACCACGGTCCGGTTAAGGGGCGAGCGATCGGAGTTGCTCGCCGCCCTGCGGTCACGCGACCTGTTCGGGGAGCGGCTCGCGCCGAACGCGGAGACAAGGACGCGGCTCGCGCGACTGCGCGACGAGCTGCGCGCGTCGGCGAAGGAATCGCGACGCCTGAACGGTGGAGGCGCGCTGCCATTCTCCTTCGCGACGCAATTCGCGGACGTCGCTGCCGCCGGAGGATTCGACGTGATCGCGGGAAATCCACCGTGGGTTCGAACGCATAACTTCGACCCCCGGTCGCGACTGAGGTTGAAGCAGTCGTTCGCGGTATATCGGAATTCCGCCTGGAAGGCGGGGAGCGACGCGGCCGCTGCGGGCCGTGGGTTCGGATCGCAGGTGGATGTCTCCGCTCTCTTCATCGAGCGCAGTGTAGAGCTGCTGCGTCCTGGGGGCACGATGGCCCTTCTCGTCCCGGCCAAGCTCTGGCGTTCGCTCGCCGGCGGAGGCGTGCGCTCGTTTCTCCTCGAGAATACGGATCTGAGAAAGATCCGGGACCTCGGCAGCTCGACGAATGTGTTCGACGCCGCGGTGTATCCGTCTATCGTGGTCGCGAACCGCCGCGCTCACACGTTGAATGACGATCGGCGCGACCGTCCGCCTGTCGCGGTGTGTGTCGGCGAAGAAGCAAGTCGGAACAACGAATGGATGATGTGCGCCGACAGGCTTCCGCTGGACGCTTCACGCGGAGCGCCGTGGCTGCTCCTTCCCGCTGAAGTCCGCGCCGCATTCGACCGCGTGCGCGGGGCTGGTGACCCGATGGCGGAGAGTATCTTTGGCCGCCCGTTGCTGGGAGTGAAGACCGGCTGCAACGACGCGTTTTTCGTTTCAGGATTCGAAGGAAGCATCGAGCGCACGATGCTGCGCGCGCTTGTGCGCGGCGATCGCGTGATGAAATGGGCTCTGGGACCATGCGACGCATCCATCATCTGGACGCACGATTCAGCGGGAGCACCACTGCGATCACTTCCTCCGGCGGCAATGCGATGGCTGTCTGGATGGCGGCGCGATCTCGAGGCGCGCAGCGACGCCCGCGGGCGCGCGCGATGGTGGATGCTCTTTCGCACCGAAGCCGCCGACGCGTCCCTTCCCCGCGTCGTCTGGTCCGATATCGGCCGATCTCCCAGGGCAGCGGTCATCCTTCAAGGCGATACCGCGGTGCCGATCAACAGCTGCTACGTCGCTCGCTGTCCGACGCTGACGGACGCACACGCATTGACGGCGTTGCTCAACTCGCCTCTGATCGCCGCATGGCTTGGTGTCGTCGCGGAGCCGGCGCGGGGCGGATACCGGCGCTATCTGGGGTGGACCATGTCACTGCTTCCCATTCCCCACAATTGGGAGAGGGCGCGGGCGATCCTCGCGCCGATCGGACTTGCGGCATTCGGCGGCGACGAGCCGAGTGATTCCGACCTGTTGCAGTCGGCTCTCGACGCATACGGCCTCAATGAATCAACGGTGGCGGCCCTCCTCCAGTGGACCGCCTGA
- a CDS encoding SNF2-related protein, producing the protein MDRLSTLEAPLSIVHLDKARHAIAAALLGDEADRDPHATAGSLGRIRLRPHQIEAIGRLRQAIEEFGGALLGDPVGTGKTFVALALASSTERILVVAPAVLRTMWTQAALAAGRTIRLTSFESLSRGNNDVAAHDLLIVDEAHHARNPRTRRYAALARLASRGRVLLLSATPIHNRRHELTRLLSLFLGERATSLTDAELGRCVVRRAHVVGAADEAMPRIEPLRWCDQPDDDSVPRILLALPPPLPPREGGDGGALVAHSLIRQWASSNAALEGGLTRRLHRAIALTAALEDGTYPSRTELAAWSSAEDSVQLAFSSLLAPAESGTAQLLPVIRKHRHAVASLLDRIRLDRRRDDELAATIRQLRQSHHGVPIVAFSQYEDTIQALFGRLANDGEVAALSGSGARVAGGSISRGDAISRFAPVASGCPAPPRSERVSLLLTTDLLSEGVNLQDAGVIVHLDLPWTPARMEQRLGRIARIGSPYCRVFAYAMRPPANADAIVRIERILHEKMKAAATVIESFPSLMTVATDFADTSTNGPRMIESARRLISEWLNDASIGLTGAPLVAAAVAPIDGFLAACRINGQVFLFGCLDGRITDEPEMILRCARYCRGRPTRICETEASVCLDLLSAHVEAAHLLRGVKPAAAATNHVRRSALRHIAVAAARSRPHMRARVSVLAKSARNVVTGNFGSHAELELATLDSLDLSDEKWLERVIEFGSRFGAATSPRAEDAGVVVIAMIVFRCRRDAIVLSSATER; encoded by the coding sequence GTGGACCGCCTGAGCACTCTCGAGGCTCCGCTCAGCATCGTTCACCTTGATAAAGCGCGGCACGCAATCGCCGCAGCGCTTCTCGGCGACGAAGCGGATCGGGATCCGCATGCCACCGCTGGCTCGCTTGGACGCATACGGCTGCGACCCCATCAGATCGAAGCGATTGGCCGGCTCCGGCAGGCGATTGAAGAATTCGGCGGCGCTTTGCTGGGCGATCCTGTCGGAACGGGTAAGACTTTCGTCGCACTCGCGCTGGCATCGAGTACCGAGCGAATTCTCGTCGTCGCGCCGGCGGTGCTGCGGACGATGTGGACGCAGGCCGCGCTCGCCGCGGGCCGCACCATCCGACTCACGTCGTTCGAATCACTGAGTCGGGGAAACAACGATGTCGCAGCGCACGATCTCCTGATCGTGGACGAAGCACATCACGCGCGGAATCCACGTACTCGCCGTTACGCGGCGCTGGCGCGGCTCGCCTCGCGGGGACGCGTACTCCTCCTCTCAGCGACGCCGATCCATAACCGCCGCCACGAGTTGACGAGGCTGCTTTCCCTCTTTCTCGGCGAGCGGGCGACATCGCTCACGGACGCGGAGCTGGGCCGGTGTGTAGTGCGCCGAGCGCACGTGGTTGGCGCTGCAGATGAGGCAATGCCGCGAATCGAGCCATTGCGCTGGTGCGACCAGCCCGACGACGACTCGGTTCCGCGCATACTGCTGGCTCTTCCGCCGCCGCTTCCGCCCCGTGAGGGCGGCGACGGCGGCGCGCTCGTTGCGCATTCGCTGATCAGGCAATGGGCATCGAGCAACGCGGCTCTCGAGGGCGGTCTCACGAGGCGTTTGCACAGAGCGATTGCGCTCACCGCCGCTCTCGAGGACGGAACGTATCCGTCGCGCACGGAGCTGGCGGCATGGAGCAGCGCCGAGGATTCCGTGCAGCTCGCGTTCTCGTCGCTCCTCGCGCCGGCTGAGTCGGGGACGGCGCAGCTGCTGCCGGTGATCCGCAAACATCGTCACGCCGTGGCATCGCTCCTCGATCGCATTCGTCTTGACAGGCGCCGCGATGACGAGCTCGCCGCAACGATACGCCAGCTGCGCCAATCGCATCACGGCGTACCCATAGTCGCGTTCTCGCAATACGAGGATACGATTCAAGCGCTGTTCGGCCGTCTCGCGAACGATGGCGAGGTAGCGGCTCTGAGCGGTTCCGGCGCACGTGTCGCGGGTGGAAGCATTTCCCGCGGTGACGCCATCAGCCGGTTCGCACCGGTCGCTTCGGGGTGCCCTGCTCCGCCCCGATCGGAGAGAGTCTCGCTTCTGCTCACGACTGATCTGCTGAGCGAAGGAGTCAATCTTCAGGACGCCGGCGTGATCGTGCATCTGGATCTTCCATGGACGCCCGCGCGCATGGAGCAGCGCCTTGGCAGAATTGCGCGGATCGGCTCGCCGTATTGTCGCGTGTTCGCGTACGCAATGCGGCCACCGGCGAACGCCGACGCGATCGTGCGCATCGAGAGGATCCTGCACGAGAAGATGAAGGCTGCGGCCACGGTGATCGAATCGTTCCCTTCCCTGATGACTGTGGCGACGGACTTCGCGGATACATCCACGAACGGGCCGCGGATGATCGAGTCCGCCCGCCGGCTCATCTCCGAATGGTTGAATGATGCGTCCATCGGATTGACCGGCGCGCCGCTTGTCGCGGCAGCAGTCGCACCGATCGACGGCTTTCTCGCGGCGTGCAGAATCAACGGCCAGGTCTTTCTCTTCGGCTGTCTCGACGGTCGCATCACTGACGAGCCGGAGATGATCCTTCGCTGCGCTCGATACTGTCGGGGCAGGCCGACGCGAATCTGCGAAACGGAGGCATCCGTGTGTCTGGATTTACTCAGCGCGCATGTCGAAGCGGCGCACCTGCTTCGCGGCGTGAAGCCCGCCGCGGCTGCGACCAATCACGTGCGCCGCAGTGCGCTCCGGCACATTGCCGTCGCCGCGGCTCGGTCGCGCCCTCACATGCGCGCGCGTGTTTCCGTGCTCGCGAAAAGCGCTCGAAACGTGGTGACAGGCAATTTTGGCAGCCACGCCGAGCTCGAGCTTGCGACGCTCGATTCCCTGGACCTGAGCGATGAAAAGTGGCTCGAGCGCGTGATCGAGTTCGGATCGAGATTCGGCGCCGCAACCTCGCCTCGCGCCGAAGATGCCGGCGTCGTGGTCATCGCGATGATCGTCTTTCGCTGTCGTCGTGACGCGATTGTGTTGTCGTCCGCAACGGAACGCTGA